A window of Syngnathoides biaculeatus isolate LvHL_M chromosome 9, ASM1980259v1, whole genome shotgun sequence contains these coding sequences:
- the trmt1 gene encoding tRNA (guanine(26)-N(2))-dimethyltransferase: MIARAARLFSVIVTPHPQPPAAALLWRASSSMEPPKTTIQDPDITVAKPAVAEMQEESPPIGLMPGETVVREGKAAILFPNANKVFYNPVQEFNRDLTCAVITEFSREVLAQRGVKVLVPGEKERVVVSLSDDPNEADMQDRKTDIEEAAVVTATAGQKCEGGLRVLEGLAASGLRSVRFALEVPGLRSVTANDFSHKAAALIARNAEYNKVADLLQASCKDASMLMYEMRGKNDRYDVIDLDPYGSPSSFLDAAVQSVSEGGLLCITCTDMAVLAGNSGETCYSKYGAVSIKAKYCHEQALRIILHSLDQRANVYQRYIHPLLSVSVDFYIRVFVRVFTGQATVKNSASKQALVYNCIGCGSFHLQRMGRRTNNGKHTKYSAATGPPVGSACEHCGQRHQLGGPIWAEPIHDQSFVQKVLTAVSGNPSRFATSKRIEGILSMVTEELEDTPLYYTVDSLSSTIHCNTPPLLQFRSALLHAGHRVSLSHACKNGIKTDAPPATIWDIMRCWEKTNPVKREKLSEMMPAFKILSTEPSFEACFTVRDDANPQSRQRHLTRFQENPQAFWGPKARAKAGGGIDNNLQQKRMKNQNKRKNQVTDSTQHKSLPCKKFKEGTCTHGDECSYSHVPECTIEKKTE; the protein is encoded by the exons ATGATAGCGCGGGCTGCTCGTCTCTTCTCGGTCATTGTCACCCCTCACCCGCAACCTCCCGCTGCAGCACTTCTGTGGCGTGCTAGCAGCTCCATGGAACCCCCGAAAACAACCATTCAGGATCCTGACATTACCGTCGCCAAACCAGCAGTGGCTGAGATGCAGGAGGAGTCTCCTCCGATTGGGCTCATGCCTGGAGAGACAGTGGTGAGGGAGGGGAAAGCAGCAATCTTGTTCCCAAATGCCAACAAAGTTTTTTACAACCCAGTCCAGGAGTTTAATCGAGATTTAAC GTGTGCGGTGATCACAGAATTCTCCAGAGAAGTGCTGGCTCAACGCGGAGTGAAGGTTCTGGTGCCCGGTGAGAAGGAGCGAGTGGTGGTATCACTGTCAGATGACCCCAACGAGGCTGACATGCAGGACAGAAAGACTGACATTGAGGAAGCGGCGGTTGTCACGGCAACGGCAGGCCAGAAATGCGAG gGCGGCCTTCGGGTGCTTGAGGGTTTGGCGGCATCCGGTCTGCGGTCGGTGCGTTTCGCACTGGAAGTGCCGGGCCTTCGGAGCGTCACCGCCAACGACTTCTCCCACAAAGCCGCTGCTCTCATCGCGAGGAATGCCGAGTACAACAAGGTGGCCGACCTTCTACAAGCCAGCTGCAAGGACGCCAG CATGCTTATGTATGAGATGCGAGGGAAGAACGATCGCTATGATGTCATCGATCTTGATCCGTATGGCAGCCCGTCTTCATTTCTGGATGCCGCAGTGCAGTCTGTCAGTGAGGGAG GCCTCTTATGCATCACTTGCACAGACATGGCGGTGTTAGCGGGGAACAGTGGTGAAACATGCTACAGCAAATATGGCGCTGTTTCCATCAAGGCCAAGTACTGTCACGAGCAG GCTCTGCGCATCATCCTCCACAGTTTGGACCAGCGGGCCAACGTGTACCAACGATATATTCACCCGCTGCTGTCTGTCAGCGTGGACTTCTACATTCGGGTGTTTGTGCGTGTCTTCACAGGACAGGCCACTGTGAAGAACTCAGCCAG CAAACAAGCTCTGGTTTACAACTGCATTGGCTGCGGGTCGTTCCACTTGCAGAGGATGGGTAGGAGGACCAACAACGGGAAACA TACAAAGTACTCTGCAGCCACTGGACCACCGGTGGGATCAGCATGCGAGCACTGTGGACAGAGACATCAG CTAGGCGGTCCAATCTGGGCAGAACCCATCCATGACCAAAGCTTCGTCCAGAAGGTTCTGACCGCCGTTTCTGGCAACCCATCCCGCTTTGCGACATCTAAGCGTATTGAGGGGATACTGAGCATGGTGACTGAG GAGCTGGAGGACACGCCCCTTTACTACACAGTTGACAGTCTGAGCAGTACTATCCATTGCAATACACCACCTCTGCTACAGTTCAG GTCAGCTCTGCTGCATGCCGGTCACAGAGTTTCCCTTTCGCACGCCTGCAAAAACGGCATCAAGACGGACGCGCCGCCCGCCACCATCTGGGACATCATGCGTTGCTGG GAGAAGACCAACCCAGTGAAACGGGAGAAACTGTCAGAGATGATGCCCGCCTTCAAGATCCTGTCCACCGAGCCCAG CTTTGAAGCTTGTTTCACCGTCCGTGACGACGCCAACCCTCAGTCCCGTCAGCGCCACCTGACCCGCTTCCAGGAGAACCCGCAGGCCTTTTGGGGACCTAAAGCCAGAGCAAAAGCTGG TGGTGGTATTGACAACAACCTGCAGCAGAAGCGCATGAAGAACCAGAATAAGCGCAAGAACCAGGTCACAGACTCGACTCAGCACAAGAGCCTACCCTGCAAAAAGTTCAAAGAG GGCACCTGCACACATGGTGATGAATGTTCGTACTCGCACGTACCCGAGTGCACCATTGAGAAGAAAACGGAATga
- the LOC133506006 gene encoding nucleus accumbens-associated protein 1-like isoform X1, whose amino-acid sequence MAACGAAEGTKTTTTISELPRPRCCSSANDFQRPKGPCGAGHSVMAQTLQMAIPNFGNNVLECLNEQRLQGLYCDVSVVVKGHAFKAHRAVLAASSSYFRDLFNAGGKSSVVELPAAVQPQSFQQILAFCYTGRLSMNVGDQFLLMYTAGFLQIQQIMEKGTEFFLKVSSPSCDSQSLHTEETEPQSPVTQTVGGAGGTPVAGTAARPAACLTPLPLTSKVKTEQTATTPQSQQQEGFPYSVVCIPVAKRLWEGGNGGGASASGGGTQRKAARYTSTSSSSSCSFPSNVATQDSSGRGGAPTLQSGSANSNNNSGSNNNNSSNNSGTPEGTSPGTLSLYTSDSPISYHDDEEEDEMADETAEEQYRQICNIYTMYSMLNANTTVPGEKVEALPDVAPDSGRRGGRSRQELASLPLELISQIGNRCHPKLYEEGDPAEKLELVSGTSVFISRAQLMNCHVSAGTRHKVLLRRLLAAFFDRSTLANSCGTGIRSSTNDPSRKPLDNRVLHAVKFYCQNFAPSFRESEMNAIAADMCTNARRVVRKSWIPKLKLLMADSDAYSTFLADNVKIEGDGLGGEQGFDAASLEVPTGGNEGGATPTDGLQDGGGGGGGGDGSTLF is encoded by the exons ATGGCGGCCTGCGGTGCAGCAGAGGGAACGAAGACCACCACTACCATTAGCGAGCTTCCCAGGCcccgctgctgctcctccgcaaaCGACTTCCAGCGGCCGAAGGG aCCCTGTGGTGCTGGGCACAGCGTTATGGCTCAGACGCTACAGATGGCGATCCCCAACTTTGGCAACAACGTCCTGGAATGTCTGAATGAGCAGCGTCTGCAGGGCCTCTACTGTGATGTCTCCGTGGTGGTCAAGGGACACGCCTTCAAG GCCCACCGTGCAGTGCTGGCGGCAAGCTCATCGTACTTCCGCGACCTGTTCAACGCGGGCGGCAAGAGCTCGGTGGTGGAGCTACCGGCCGCCGTGCAGCCACAGAGCTTCCAGCAGATTCTGGCCTTTTGCTATACAGGCCGCCTCAGCATGAATGTGGGGGACCAGTTCCTGCTCATGTATACTGCAGGATTCCTGCAGATCCAGCAGATCATGGAGAAGGGCACAGAGTTTTTCCTCAAG GTCTCATCCCCCAGCTGCGACTCCCAGAGCCTCCACACTGAGGAGACGGAGCCTCAGAGTCCTGTCACTCAGACGGTGGGAGGGGCGGGCGGCACCCCGGTTGCCGGCACAGCTGCCAGACCTGCGGCTTGTTTGACACCGCTACCGCTGACGTCCAAGGTGAAGACAGAGCAGACGGCCACCACGCCTCAGTCTCAACAG CAGGAGGGCTTTCCCTACTCTGTGGTCTGTATCCCTGTGGCCAAGCGACTGTGGGAGGGTGGCAACGGAGGGGGTGCTTCTGCAAGCGGTGGTGGCACCCAAAGAAAGGCAGCACGCTACACTTccacgtcctcctcctcctcctgctccttccCCTCCAATGTCGCTACCCAGGATTCCTCTGGGCGAGGGGGCGCCCCTACATTACAGTCGGGAAGCGCCAACAGCAACAATAACAGCGgcagtaacaacaacaatagtAGTAATAACAGCGGGACCCCCGAAGGCACGAGTCCGGGCACGCTCAGTTTGTATACCAGCGACTCGCCAATCAGTTACCACGACGACGAGGAAGAGGACGAGATGGCGGACGAGACCGCCGAAGAGCAGTATAGGCAAATCTGTAACATTTACACCATGTACAGCATGCTCAATGCCAACACCACAG TGCCCGGTGAGAAAGTGGAGGCACTGCCGGATGTGGCCCCGGACTCAGGGCGCCGAGGTGGTCGCTCCCGGCAGGAGCTAGCGTCGCTGCCATTGGAGCTGATCAGCCAGATCGGCAACCGCTGCCACCCCAAGCTCTACGAGGAGGGTGACCCAGCCGAGAAGCTGGAGCTGGTGAGCGGAACCTCTGTCTTCATCTCGCGGGCGCAGCTCATGAACTGCCATGTCAGCGCCGGCACGCGGCACAAGGTTCTGCTCAGGCGGCTGCTGGCCGCCTTCTTTGACAG GAGCACCCTGGCTAACAGCTGTGGCACCGGAATCCGCTCGTCCACCAATGACCCGAGTCGCAAGCCGCTGGACAACAGAGTGCTGCATGCCGTCAAAT TCTACTGCCAGAACTTTGCGCCCAGCTTCCGGGAGAGCGAGATGAACGCTATCGCCGCCGACATGTGCACCAATGCCCGCCGCGTggtccggaagagctggatccCCAAACTCAAACTCCTGATGGCAGACAGCGACGCCTACTCTACCTTCTTGGCTGACAATGTCAAGATAGAGGGTGACGGGCTAGGTGGTGAGCAGGGCTTTGACGCCGCCTCCCTGGAGGTGCCAACCGGGGG
- the LOC133506006 gene encoding nucleus accumbens-associated protein 1-like isoform X3 → MAQTLQMAIPNFGNNVLECLNEQRLQGLYCDVSVVVKGHAFKAHRAVLAASSSYFRDLFNAGGKSSVVELPAAVQPQSFQQILAFCYTGRLSMNVGDQFLLMYTAGFLQIQQIMEKGTEFFLKVSSPSCDSQSLHTEETEPQSPVTQTVGGAGGTPVAGTAARPAACLTPLPLTSKVKTEQTATTPQSQQQEGFPYSVVCIPVAKRLWEGGNGGGASASGGGTQRKAARYTSTSSSSSCSFPSNVATQDSSGRGGAPTLQSGSANSNNNSGSNNNNSSNNSGTPEGTSPGTLSLYTSDSPISYHDDEEEDEMADETAEEQYRQICNIYTMYSMLNANTTVPGEKVEALPDVAPDSGRRGGRSRQELASLPLELISQIGNRCHPKLYEEGDPAEKLELVSGTSVFISRAQLMNCHVSAGTRHKVLLRRLLAAFFDRSTLANSCGTGIRSSTNDPSRKPLDNRVLHAVKFYCQNFAPSFRESEMNAIAADMCTNARRVVRKSWIPKLKLLMADSDAYSTFLADNVKIEGDGLGGEQGFDAASLEVPTGGNEGGATPTDGLQDGGGGGGGGDGSTLF, encoded by the exons ATGGCTCAGACGCTACAGATGGCGATCCCCAACTTTGGCAACAACGTCCTGGAATGTCTGAATGAGCAGCGTCTGCAGGGCCTCTACTGTGATGTCTCCGTGGTGGTCAAGGGACACGCCTTCAAG GCCCACCGTGCAGTGCTGGCGGCAAGCTCATCGTACTTCCGCGACCTGTTCAACGCGGGCGGCAAGAGCTCGGTGGTGGAGCTACCGGCCGCCGTGCAGCCACAGAGCTTCCAGCAGATTCTGGCCTTTTGCTATACAGGCCGCCTCAGCATGAATGTGGGGGACCAGTTCCTGCTCATGTATACTGCAGGATTCCTGCAGATCCAGCAGATCATGGAGAAGGGCACAGAGTTTTTCCTCAAG GTCTCATCCCCCAGCTGCGACTCCCAGAGCCTCCACACTGAGGAGACGGAGCCTCAGAGTCCTGTCACTCAGACGGTGGGAGGGGCGGGCGGCACCCCGGTTGCCGGCACAGCTGCCAGACCTGCGGCTTGTTTGACACCGCTACCGCTGACGTCCAAGGTGAAGACAGAGCAGACGGCCACCACGCCTCAGTCTCAACAG CAGGAGGGCTTTCCCTACTCTGTGGTCTGTATCCCTGTGGCCAAGCGACTGTGGGAGGGTGGCAACGGAGGGGGTGCTTCTGCAAGCGGTGGTGGCACCCAAAGAAAGGCAGCACGCTACACTTccacgtcctcctcctcctcctgctccttccCCTCCAATGTCGCTACCCAGGATTCCTCTGGGCGAGGGGGCGCCCCTACATTACAGTCGGGAAGCGCCAACAGCAACAATAACAGCGgcagtaacaacaacaatagtAGTAATAACAGCGGGACCCCCGAAGGCACGAGTCCGGGCACGCTCAGTTTGTATACCAGCGACTCGCCAATCAGTTACCACGACGACGAGGAAGAGGACGAGATGGCGGACGAGACCGCCGAAGAGCAGTATAGGCAAATCTGTAACATTTACACCATGTACAGCATGCTCAATGCCAACACCACAG TGCCCGGTGAGAAAGTGGAGGCACTGCCGGATGTGGCCCCGGACTCAGGGCGCCGAGGTGGTCGCTCCCGGCAGGAGCTAGCGTCGCTGCCATTGGAGCTGATCAGCCAGATCGGCAACCGCTGCCACCCCAAGCTCTACGAGGAGGGTGACCCAGCCGAGAAGCTGGAGCTGGTGAGCGGAACCTCTGTCTTCATCTCGCGGGCGCAGCTCATGAACTGCCATGTCAGCGCCGGCACGCGGCACAAGGTTCTGCTCAGGCGGCTGCTGGCCGCCTTCTTTGACAG GAGCACCCTGGCTAACAGCTGTGGCACCGGAATCCGCTCGTCCACCAATGACCCGAGTCGCAAGCCGCTGGACAACAGAGTGCTGCATGCCGTCAAAT TCTACTGCCAGAACTTTGCGCCCAGCTTCCGGGAGAGCGAGATGAACGCTATCGCCGCCGACATGTGCACCAATGCCCGCCGCGTggtccggaagagctggatccCCAAACTCAAACTCCTGATGGCAGACAGCGACGCCTACTCTACCTTCTTGGCTGACAATGTCAAGATAGAGGGTGACGGGCTAGGTGGTGAGCAGGGCTTTGACGCCGCCTCCCTGGAGGTGCCAACCGGGGG
- the LOC133506006 gene encoding nucleus accumbens-associated protein 1-like isoform X2 — protein sequence MAACGAAEGTKTTTTISELPRPRCCSSANDFQRPKGPCGAGHSVMAQTLQMAIPNFGNNVLECLNEQRLQGLYCDVSVVVKGHAFKAHRAVLAASSSYFRDLFNAGGKSSVVELPAAVQPQSFQQILAFCYTGRLSMNVGDQFLLMYTAGFLQIQQIMEKGTEFFLKVSSPSCDSQSLHTEETEPQSPVTQTVGGAGGTPVAGTAARPAACLTPLPLTSKVKTEQTATTPQSQQEGFPYSVVCIPVAKRLWEGGNGGGASASGGGTQRKAARYTSTSSSSSCSFPSNVATQDSSGRGGAPTLQSGSANSNNNSGSNNNNSSNNSGTPEGTSPGTLSLYTSDSPISYHDDEEEDEMADETAEEQYRQICNIYTMYSMLNANTTVPGEKVEALPDVAPDSGRRGGRSRQELASLPLELISQIGNRCHPKLYEEGDPAEKLELVSGTSVFISRAQLMNCHVSAGTRHKVLLRRLLAAFFDRSTLANSCGTGIRSSTNDPSRKPLDNRVLHAVKFYCQNFAPSFRESEMNAIAADMCTNARRVVRKSWIPKLKLLMADSDAYSTFLADNVKIEGDGLGGEQGFDAASLEVPTGGNEGGATPTDGLQDGGGGGGGGDGSTLF from the exons ATGGCGGCCTGCGGTGCAGCAGAGGGAACGAAGACCACCACTACCATTAGCGAGCTTCCCAGGCcccgctgctgctcctccgcaaaCGACTTCCAGCGGCCGAAGGG aCCCTGTGGTGCTGGGCACAGCGTTATGGCTCAGACGCTACAGATGGCGATCCCCAACTTTGGCAACAACGTCCTGGAATGTCTGAATGAGCAGCGTCTGCAGGGCCTCTACTGTGATGTCTCCGTGGTGGTCAAGGGACACGCCTTCAAG GCCCACCGTGCAGTGCTGGCGGCAAGCTCATCGTACTTCCGCGACCTGTTCAACGCGGGCGGCAAGAGCTCGGTGGTGGAGCTACCGGCCGCCGTGCAGCCACAGAGCTTCCAGCAGATTCTGGCCTTTTGCTATACAGGCCGCCTCAGCATGAATGTGGGGGACCAGTTCCTGCTCATGTATACTGCAGGATTCCTGCAGATCCAGCAGATCATGGAGAAGGGCACAGAGTTTTTCCTCAAG GTCTCATCCCCCAGCTGCGACTCCCAGAGCCTCCACACTGAGGAGACGGAGCCTCAGAGTCCTGTCACTCAGACGGTGGGAGGGGCGGGCGGCACCCCGGTTGCCGGCACAGCTGCCAGACCTGCGGCTTGTTTGACACCGCTACCGCTGACGTCCAAGGTGAAGACAGAGCAGACGGCCACCACGCCTCAGTCTCAACAG GAGGGCTTTCCCTACTCTGTGGTCTGTATCCCTGTGGCCAAGCGACTGTGGGAGGGTGGCAACGGAGGGGGTGCTTCTGCAAGCGGTGGTGGCACCCAAAGAAAGGCAGCACGCTACACTTccacgtcctcctcctcctcctgctccttccCCTCCAATGTCGCTACCCAGGATTCCTCTGGGCGAGGGGGCGCCCCTACATTACAGTCGGGAAGCGCCAACAGCAACAATAACAGCGgcagtaacaacaacaatagtAGTAATAACAGCGGGACCCCCGAAGGCACGAGTCCGGGCACGCTCAGTTTGTATACCAGCGACTCGCCAATCAGTTACCACGACGACGAGGAAGAGGACGAGATGGCGGACGAGACCGCCGAAGAGCAGTATAGGCAAATCTGTAACATTTACACCATGTACAGCATGCTCAATGCCAACACCACAG TGCCCGGTGAGAAAGTGGAGGCACTGCCGGATGTGGCCCCGGACTCAGGGCGCCGAGGTGGTCGCTCCCGGCAGGAGCTAGCGTCGCTGCCATTGGAGCTGATCAGCCAGATCGGCAACCGCTGCCACCCCAAGCTCTACGAGGAGGGTGACCCAGCCGAGAAGCTGGAGCTGGTGAGCGGAACCTCTGTCTTCATCTCGCGGGCGCAGCTCATGAACTGCCATGTCAGCGCCGGCACGCGGCACAAGGTTCTGCTCAGGCGGCTGCTGGCCGCCTTCTTTGACAG GAGCACCCTGGCTAACAGCTGTGGCACCGGAATCCGCTCGTCCACCAATGACCCGAGTCGCAAGCCGCTGGACAACAGAGTGCTGCATGCCGTCAAAT TCTACTGCCAGAACTTTGCGCCCAGCTTCCGGGAGAGCGAGATGAACGCTATCGCCGCCGACATGTGCACCAATGCCCGCCGCGTggtccggaagagctggatccCCAAACTCAAACTCCTGATGGCAGACAGCGACGCCTACTCTACCTTCTTGGCTGACAATGTCAAGATAGAGGGTGACGGGCTAGGTGGTGAGCAGGGCTTTGACGCCGCCTCCCTGGAGGTGCCAACCGGGGG